A genome region from Tolypothrix sp. PCC 7712 includes the following:
- the tuf gene encoding elongation factor Tu, whose amino-acid sequence MARAKFERKKPHVNIGTVGHVDHGKTTLTAAITMTLAALGQAVAKGYDQIDNAPEEKARGITINTAHVEYETENRHYAHVDCPGHADYVKNMITGAAQMDGAILVVAATDGPMPQTREHILLAKQVGVPSLVVFLNKEDLMDDPELLELVELELRELLSSYDFPGDDIPIIKGSGLQALEAMTANPKTQRGENKWVDKIYELMDAVDSYIPTPERAVDQPFLMAVEDVFSITGRGTVATGRIERGKVKVGDVVELVGIRDTRNTTVTGIEMFKKSLDEGLAGDNAGVLLRGIQKADIERGMVLAKPGSITPHTQFEGEVYVLTEKEGGRKTPFFAGYRPQFYVRTTDVTGTIQAFTADDGSAAEMVMPGDRIKMTVELINPIAIEQGMRFAIREGGRTIGAGVVSKIVK is encoded by the coding sequence ATGGCACGCGCAAAGTTTGAAAGGAAGAAACCCCACGTTAACATCGGTACTGTTGGACACGTTGACCACGGTAAAACAACATTAACAGCAGCCATCACCATGACCTTGGCAGCTCTTGGCCAAGCTGTAGCTAAAGGCTACGACCAAATCGACAACGCACCAGAAGAAAAGGCGCGGGGTATTACTATTAATACCGCTCACGTTGAGTATGAAACCGAAAATCGCCACTATGCTCACGTAGACTGTCCAGGACATGCTGACTATGTGAAAAACATGATCACTGGTGCAGCCCAAATGGACGGAGCGATTCTAGTAGTAGCTGCTACCGATGGACCCATGCCCCAAACCCGCGAACACATCCTGCTAGCAAAACAGGTAGGCGTTCCCAGCTTGGTTGTCTTCTTGAACAAAGAAGACTTAATGGATGACCCAGAACTGCTAGAACTAGTAGAACTAGAACTCAGAGAACTGCTTTCTAGCTACGATTTCCCTGGTGATGACATTCCCATCATCAAAGGATCTGGTCTACAAGCACTGGAAGCAATGACTGCTAACCCCAAGACCCAGCGTGGTGAGAATAAGTGGGTAGATAAAATCTATGAACTGATGGATGCTGTAGACTCCTACATCCCCACTCCAGAGCGGGCTGTTGATCAACCCTTCTTGATGGCTGTAGAAGACGTATTCTCCATCACTGGTCGTGGTACCGTAGCTACTGGTCGGATTGAACGCGGTAAAGTTAAGGTTGGTGATGTGGTAGAGTTGGTGGGCATTAGAGACACCCGCAACACCACTGTTACCGGGATCGAAATGTTCAAGAAGAGTCTGGATGAAGGTTTAGCTGGTGATAACGCAGGTGTATTACTGCGCGGTATCCAAAAGGCAGATATTGAACGGGGTATGGTACTAGCTAAACCCGGTTCTATTACACCTCATACTCAATTTGAAGGTGAAGTGTACGTTCTGACAGAAAAAGAAGGTGGTCGGAAAACCCCATTTTTTGCTGGTTACCGTCCTCAGTTCTATGTACGGACAACAGATGTAACTGGTACCATCCAAGCTTTCACCGCTGATGATGGCAGCGCTGCAGAAATGGTCATGCCAGGAGATCGCATCAAGATGACTGTAGAATTGATCAACCCGATCGCAATTGAGCAGGGAATGCGCTTTGCGATTCGTGAAGGTGGTCGTACCATCGGTGCTGGTGTCGTTTCTAAGATCGTCAAATAG
- the rpsJ gene encoding 30S ribosomal protein S10, with product MATLQQQKIRIRLQAFDRRLLDTSCEKIVDTANRTNATAIGPIPLPTKRKIYCVLRSPHVDKDSREHFETRTHRRIIDIYQPSSKTIDALMKLDLPSGVDIEVKL from the coding sequence ATGGCAACTCTACAGCAGCAGAAAATTAGAATCCGCTTACAAGCTTTTGATCGTCGTTTATTGGATACATCTTGCGAGAAGATTGTAGACACCGCTAACCGCACTAACGCCACAGCTATCGGGCCTATTCCTTTACCAACAAAACGTAAGATTTATTGTGTATTGCGATCGCCTCACGTAGATAAAGATTCCCGCGAACACTTTGAAACTCGCACCCATCGCCGGATTATTGACATTTATCAGCCTTCTTCTAAAACTATTGATGCTCTGATGAAGCTAGATCTGCCATCTGGTGTGGACATCGAAGTAAAACTTTAA
- a CDS encoding LON peptidase substrate-binding domain-containing protein yields MTSSSRIAVRELPLFPLPEVVLFPSRPLPLHIFEFRYRIMMNTILESDRRFGVLMVDPVKGTIANVGCCAEIIHYQRLPDNRMKMLTLGQQRFRVLEYVREKPYRVALVEWFEDQTPTKDLRPLASEVEQLLRDVVRLSAKLTEQNIELPEDVPDLPTELSYWVASNLYGVAAEQQSLLEMRDTAARLERESEILTSTRNHLAARTVLKDTFNQKL; encoded by the coding sequence ATGACATCCTCTTCTAGAATTGCAGTTCGCGAACTACCTCTGTTCCCGTTACCTGAAGTAGTTCTTTTTCCTAGCAGACCATTACCCCTGCATATTTTTGAATTTCGCTACAGAATCATGATGAATACGATTCTTGAAAGCGATCGCAGGTTTGGGGTTTTGATGGTCGATCCAGTCAAAGGTACCATTGCTAATGTGGGTTGCTGTGCAGAGATTATTCATTACCAGCGATTGCCAGATAACCGGATGAAAATGTTAACTTTAGGTCAGCAAAGATTTCGTGTTTTAGAATATGTTCGCGAAAAACCCTACCGAGTGGCTTTGGTTGAGTGGTTTGAAGACCAAACACCAACAAAAGATCTGCGACCTTTAGCTTCTGAAGTAGAACAACTGCTACGAGATGTTGTGCGTCTTTCAGCAAAGTTAACTGAACAAAATATTGAACTACCAGAAGATGTACCCGATCTGCCTACCGAGTTATCTTATTGGGTAGCCAGTAACCTTTATGGGGTAGCCGCAGAACAGCAGTCATTGCTAGAAATGCGTGATACAGCAGCTCGCTTGGAAAGAGAATCGGAAATTTTGACTTCTACTCGCAATCACTTGGCAGCTCGTACAGTTCTTAAAGACACTTTTAATCAAAAATTATAA
- the pheA gene encoding prephenate dehydratase: MTLAIAHLGPPGTYAEQAAVFYLNWLAQTTGVAATLRPYPSIAQSLQAVAQGQTQLAVVPVENSIEGSVTMTMDTLWLLDSLQIQLALILPIAHTLISCASGLEQIKTVYSHQQALAQCQSWLGQFLPTVQIIPSNSTTEALQLLKQDLTAAAIASMRAAELYNLPILATGINDYPENCTRFWVISQAQTEISPQKYSTTNTHTSLAFSLPANLPGALVKPLQIFAQREINLSRIESRPTKRSLGEYLFFMDLEADRNSPKMQSALAELSTYTEILKIFGSYSILPITTLQSVESID, from the coding sequence ATGACACTAGCGATCGCACATTTAGGGCCTCCCGGTACTTATGCAGAGCAAGCAGCTGTTTTTTATCTCAATTGGCTGGCTCAAACAACAGGAGTTGCAGCTACGTTACGTCCTTATCCCAGCATTGCTCAATCACTCCAAGCTGTTGCTCAAGGACAAACGCAGTTAGCAGTTGTGCCAGTGGAAAATTCCATAGAAGGCAGTGTCACCATGACAATGGATACATTGTGGCTATTGGATAGTTTGCAAATTCAGTTGGCTTTGATATTACCTATTGCCCATACCCTAATTTCCTGTGCCTCAGGTTTAGAGCAAATTAAAACTGTTTATTCTCACCAACAGGCGTTGGCTCAATGTCAAAGCTGGTTAGGGCAATTTCTGCCGACAGTACAGATAATTCCCAGCAATTCCACTACCGAAGCATTACAACTACTAAAGCAAGATTTAACAGCTGCGGCGATCGCATCTATGAGAGCAGCTGAACTCTATAACCTCCCAATACTAGCCACTGGTATCAACGATTATCCAGAAAACTGCACTCGCTTTTGGGTAATTAGTCAAGCTCAAACTGAGATTTCGCCACAGAAATATTCAACAACAAATACCCATACTTCCTTAGCTTTCAGCTTACCCGCTAATCTCCCAGGCGCACTTGTCAAACCCTTGCAAATATTTGCTCAACGAGAAATTAACCTCAGCCGCATTGAATCTCGCCCGACAAAGCGCTCTTTGGGAGAATATTTATTTTTTATGGATTTAGAAGCAGACCGCAATTCACCCAAAATGCAATCTGCTTTGGCAGAACTCAGCACCTACACAGAAATTTTAAAAATTTTTGGTAGCTACAGTATCCTACCGATTACAACTCTACAGTCAGTAGAATCCATTGATTAA
- a CDS encoding DUF1997 domain-containing protein → MATRFTASQSVEIAVPKQPIPIQHYLRQPQRLVHALVDNNRIQQLSEEVFRLKMRPLTFMSLSLQPTVDMRVWAESNGTICLRSVGCEILGVEYINQRFALNLKGYLSPSQLSTGTYLQGKADLEVQVELPPPFCFTPKPILETTGNGLLKSVLLTVKQRLLHQLLADYRRWVISQTNVQKLNEDSAELPILNME, encoded by the coding sequence ATGGCTACCCGGTTTACGGCTTCTCAATCAGTTGAAATTGCTGTTCCAAAGCAGCCTATTCCTATTCAGCACTATTTGCGTCAACCACAACGTTTGGTTCATGCTTTAGTTGACAATAATCGCATTCAGCAACTTTCAGAAGAAGTATTTCGGTTAAAAATGCGTCCTCTGACTTTTATGTCACTTAGTTTGCAACCAACTGTAGACATGAGAGTCTGGGCAGAATCTAATGGCACTATTTGTTTGCGATCTGTAGGTTGTGAAATTCTTGGTGTTGAGTATATTAATCAACGTTTTGCTTTGAATTTAAAAGGTTACTTGTCACCATCACAACTCAGTACAGGTACATACCTGCAAGGCAAAGCTGATTTAGAAGTGCAGGTAGAGTTACCACCACCATTTTGCTTTACTCCCAAACCAATTTTAGAAACCACTGGTAATGGCTTACTTAAGAGTGTGCTATTGACGGTAAAACAGCGGCTACTACATCAGCTATTAGCCGATTATCGTCGCTGGGTAATTTCTCAAACGAATGTTCAAAAGCTGAACGAAGATAGCGCAGAATTGCCCATATTAAATATGGAGTAA
- a CDS encoding ribonuclease HII, with protein MVEPEQTAANHNSAIPQSELLWLELSTLAGTAGIAGVDEVGRGALFGPVVAAAVMLPECAWPELMAAKIKDSKKLSSSRRKELAQQICALAIDWKIGFASTAEIDQINILQATLLAMKRAVLKLKVQPALCLIDGNQSVKDLLLPQQTIVKGDERSLNIAAASIVAKVWRDELVVRLATKYPMYDLTSNKGYGSQKHLLALQKYGPSPLHRKSFRSCQIQN; from the coding sequence ATGGTAGAGCCAGAGCAAACTGCCGCCAATCATAATTCTGCGATACCTCAAAGTGAACTGCTGTGGTTAGAATTGTCAACCTTAGCGGGTACTGCGGGCATAGCTGGTGTGGATGAAGTAGGGCGAGGTGCTTTGTTTGGCCCTGTAGTAGCAGCCGCCGTTATGCTACCAGAGTGTGCTTGGCCAGAATTGATGGCAGCTAAAATCAAAGATAGTAAAAAGCTGTCTAGCTCTCGCAGAAAGGAACTAGCACAGCAGATTTGTGCATTAGCAATAGACTGGAAAATTGGCTTCGCTTCCACTGCGGAAATTGACCAAATCAACATTTTGCAGGCAACACTGTTAGCAATGAAGCGGGCTGTGCTCAAACTGAAAGTACAGCCTGCACTGTGCTTAATAGATGGGAATCAGTCAGTAAAAGACTTGTTATTACCCCAACAAACAATAGTCAAAGGAGACGAGCGATCGCTCAATATTGCCGCCGCGAGTATTGTGGCTAAAGTTTGGCGTGATGAGCTAGTAGTGCGCTTGGCAACCAAGTATCCCATGTACGACTTAACAAGTAACAAGGGCTATGGTAGTCAAAAGCATTTACTAGCTCTACAAAAATACGGGCCTTCACCGTTGCACCGTAAGTCCTTTCGTTCTTGTCAAATTCAAAATTGA
- a CDS encoding Rne/Rng family ribonuclease yields MPKQIIIAEQHQIAAVFSEDQIQELVVATGHHQIGDIYLGVVENVLPGIDAAFVNIGDPERNGFIHVTDLGPLKLKRTAAAITELLAPQQKVLVQVMKEPTGTKGPRLTGNITMPGRYVVLMPYGRGVNLSRRIKSESERNRLRALAILIKPAGMGLLVRTEAEGKPEEAIIEDLEVLQKQWEAIQQEAQSTRAPALLNRDDDFIQRVLRDMYGADVNRIVVDSSTGLKRVKQYLQNWSGGQTPQGLLIDHHRDRSPILEYFRINAAIREALKPRVDLPSGGYIIIEPTEALTVIDVNSGSFTRSATARETVLWTNCEAATEIARQMRLRNIAGVIVVDFIDMESRRDQLQVLEHFNKALKADKARPQIAQLTELGLVELTRKRQGQNIYELFGETCPTCGGLGHTVRLPGELESRLPTIPTEVPERFIPLPNREPREAREPREAREPRQPVARIPDPRETYDGFGDTFDNDSDLGALNLINHPSYQELSDHNKRRTRTRRSRIGIGAPNGKDEGRIVNNPLAFVNDPDLDLDADNELAPAPEIPPPSLNKQGWSDRGERAKVTKVEPIKPVVEPPEIRTVEMTHEEQDVFALMGVSPLVKLDREVKNPKSVIINIVQPGQLPTTESTSDSTPTEKVSTAVSTIKVPTSQLEVEPKPSPQPVIESPGFTAIAEEPEATESNSTAASRRRRRRSSAIDDNNEDS; encoded by the coding sequence ATGCCAAAGCAAATTATCATCGCGGAACAGCATCAAATTGCTGCTGTATTTTCGGAAGATCAAATACAAGAACTTGTTGTAGCCACCGGTCATCACCAAATTGGTGATATTTACTTAGGAGTGGTAGAAAATGTACTACCAGGTATTGATGCAGCTTTTGTAAATATTGGCGATCCAGAGCGTAACGGCTTTATTCACGTCACTGATTTGGGGCCGTTAAAGCTGAAGCGGACAGCCGCCGCAATCACAGAATTATTAGCACCACAACAAAAAGTGTTGGTGCAGGTAATGAAAGAGCCAACGGGCACAAAAGGGCCAAGGCTCACAGGTAATATCACTATGCCAGGACGCTACGTAGTCCTGATGCCCTATGGTAGAGGTGTAAATTTATCTCGGCGGATTAAAAGTGAAAGCGAGCGTAACCGTCTGCGGGCATTAGCAATTTTGATCAAACCCGCAGGTATGGGTTTATTAGTCCGCACAGAAGCCGAAGGTAAACCAGAAGAAGCAATTATCGAAGATTTAGAAGTATTGCAGAAACAGTGGGAAGCCATTCAACAAGAAGCACAATCCACCCGGGCCCCAGCATTGCTGAATCGAGATGATGACTTTATCCAACGCGTCTTGCGAGATATGTACGGCGCGGATGTGAATCGCATTGTAGTCGATTCTAGTACTGGTTTAAAACGCGTTAAGCAGTATTTACAAAACTGGAGTGGGGGTCAAACACCGCAGGGATTGTTAATTGACCATCATCGCGATCGCTCACCAATTTTAGAATACTTCCGGATTAACGCCGCGATTCGAGAAGCCCTCAAACCAAGAGTAGACTTACCTTCTGGTGGCTATATCATCATTGAGCCAACCGAAGCCTTAACAGTCATAGATGTTAACTCCGGCTCCTTTACACGTTCCGCAACAGCTAGAGAGACAGTACTGTGGACTAACTGCGAAGCCGCTACAGAAATTGCCCGACAGATGCGTCTGCGGAATATTGCTGGGGTGATCGTGGTCGATTTCATTGACATGGAATCACGACGCGATCAACTGCAAGTACTGGAGCATTTTAACAAAGCCCTGAAAGCAGACAAAGCTCGTCCCCAAATTGCTCAACTCACTGAACTGGGTTTAGTAGAACTCACCCGTAAGCGCCAAGGTCAAAATATTTACGAATTATTTGGTGAAACTTGCCCGACCTGTGGAGGTTTAGGGCATACTGTGCGTCTACCGGGAGAACTAGAAAGTAGATTGCCCACCATACCCACAGAAGTACCAGAACGCTTTATCCCTCTGCCGAATAGGGAACCAAGAGAGGCGCGAGAACCACGGGAAGCCAGAGAACCTCGTCAGCCAGTGGCCCGCATTCCCGATCCACGGGAGACCTACGATGGATTTGGCGATACATTTGATAACGATTCTGACTTGGGTGCCCTCAACTTAATCAATCATCCCAGCTATCAAGAACTGAGCGATCATAACAAGCGCCGCACCCGCACCCGTCGTAGTCGCATTGGTATTGGTGCGCCCAATGGCAAAGATGAAGGACGGATTGTCAACAATCCACTCGCTTTTGTCAACGACCCCGACTTAGACTTAGATGCTGATAATGAACTAGCGCCAGCACCAGAGATACCACCACCAAGCTTGAATAAACAAGGTTGGAGTGATCGAGGAGAACGGGCTAAAGTTACCAAAGTAGAACCAATCAAACCAGTGGTAGAACCACCGGAAATTAGAACTGTAGAAATGACCCATGAAGAACAAGATGTTTTTGCTTTGATGGGTGTTTCTCCCTTGGTGAAGTTGGATCGGGAAGTGAAAAATCCGAAATCAGTAATTATCAATATTGTGCAACCAGGACAACTTCCCACTACAGAATCTACCTCTGATTCTACCCCCACGGAAAAAGTCAGCACTGCTGTCAGCACCATCAAAGTACCGACATCACAACTTGAAGTAGAGCCAAAACCATCACCCCAACCAGTTATTGAATCACCAGGATTTACTGCGATCGCAGAAGAACCTGAAGCCACGGAATCTAATAGTACTGCTGCTAGCCGTCGCCGTCGTCGTCGCTCCTCGGCCATCGACGACAACAATGAAGACAGCTAA
- a CDS encoding TIGR03960 family B12-binding radical SAM protein codes for MAVAVEKLITPDILKPARYLGNERLAVHKPWDTASIRWVLTYPEVYEVGASNLGHIILYNILNAQPRQLCDRAYLPGTDLSAKLRATNTPLFAVESKRSLTEFDILGFSLSYELGATNILEMLDLAGIPLTWEERAAGNYPLIFAGGQTATSNPEPYTDFFDFIALGDGEELLPEIGLVLQEGKQALLSRRELLLDLAQIPGVYVPQFYQMAADGSVNPVANNVPKRILRRVATPIPAYSIGLVPYVETVHDRLTIEIRRGCTRGCRFCQPGMLTRPARDVAPDKVVEAIEQGMRATGYNEFSLLSLSCSDYLSLPAVGMEIKNRLKNENITLSLPSQRVDRFDENIANILGGTRQSGLTFAPEAGTQRMRDIVNKGLTNEELLRGVKTAWEQGWDKIKLYFMIGLPGETDADVIGIAETVSWLQRECRGQGRRPLNFNLTISNFTPKPHTPFQWHSVSTAEFQRKQKLLKQEFRRIRGVKVNFTDVRLSAMEDFIGRGDRSLGKVLRRAWELGAGMDSWYESMDKAFAAWGSAIAQAGLDWKYRQVEQGEWNLFATTQEQSSEVGLSPSLDAPLPWDHIDTGIDKKWLKEDLQRALEAAIVPDCSFEGCSHCGVCGTDFGHNIVIEPPAVPEFAGEFVPNTARVQRVRVWFGKQKDMALVSHLDLMRLFDRVVRRASLPVSFTGGFHPHPRISVANALALGATSTGEIVDFELTVPVDVKTFRANLAKELPPDIPIYDVKELDLKAPAASQIIEAAEYLITVSVTGEATPAQWQSWIEQIHTKTEILWEQITKSGKHQIVNLRDRLLELELVATNTNQPEPTATLRYLGICRPDGVLLRPEQILFMLENVAHTEFHLWHIQRNRLVLGI; via the coding sequence GTGGCTGTTGCAGTTGAAAAGTTAATCACACCGGATATTTTAAAACCAGCGCGTTACTTAGGTAATGAGCGCCTAGCAGTACATAAACCTTGGGACACCGCATCAATACGTTGGGTGCTAACCTACCCGGAAGTATATGAAGTCGGAGCCTCCAACCTAGGACATATCATTCTCTATAACATCCTCAACGCCCAGCCGCGGCAGTTATGCGATCGCGCATACCTCCCTGGGACAGATCTGTCAGCTAAACTCCGAGCAACAAACACACCATTGTTTGCAGTAGAGTCGAAGCGATCGCTGACAGAATTTGACATTTTAGGGTTTAGTCTGAGTTACGAACTGGGAGCCACCAATATTTTAGAAATGTTGGATTTGGCAGGTATACCCCTTACCTGGGAAGAACGAGCAGCAGGTAATTACCCCCTGATTTTCGCGGGAGGGCAAACAGCAACCTCTAATCCAGAACCTTACACAGACTTCTTCGACTTTATTGCCCTCGGCGATGGCGAGGAACTACTGCCAGAAATTGGTTTAGTCTTGCAAGAAGGTAAACAAGCTCTTTTGAGCCGCAGGGAATTATTGCTGGACTTAGCTCAAATCCCAGGGGTATACGTTCCCCAGTTTTACCAAATGGCGGCAGATGGTTCAGTCAATCCTGTAGCGAACAATGTCCCCAAACGAATTCTCAGACGGGTAGCTACACCCATACCTGCTTATTCTATTGGGCTAGTGCCTTATGTCGAGACAGTACATGATCGCTTAACAATTGAAATTCGCCGTGGTTGCACTCGCGGTTGTCGTTTTTGTCAACCAGGAATGCTGACCCGTCCAGCGCGGGATGTCGCGCCAGATAAGGTAGTAGAAGCCATTGAACAGGGAATGCGGGCGACTGGTTACAATGAATTTTCCCTGCTGTCTCTAAGTTGTTCAGATTACTTATCCCTCCCAGCAGTAGGGATGGAAATTAAAAATCGTTTAAAAAATGAAAATATTACTCTGTCTCTTCCTAGCCAACGAGTAGACAGATTTGATGAAAATATTGCCAACATTCTAGGCGGAACCAGACAATCAGGGCTAACCTTTGCTCCAGAAGCCGGCACCCAAAGAATGCGGGACATTGTCAATAAGGGTTTGACCAATGAAGAACTGCTCAGGGGTGTAAAAACAGCTTGGGAGCAAGGCTGGGATAAAATCAAATTGTATTTTATGATCGGCTTACCAGGTGAGACAGATGCCGATGTCATTGGCATTGCCGAAACGGTGAGTTGGTTACAAAGAGAATGTCGCGGACAGGGCAGAAGACCGCTAAATTTTAACTTGACAATTTCTAACTTTACCCCTAAGCCCCATACACCATTCCAATGGCATTCAGTTTCTACCGCTGAATTTCAACGCAAGCAAAAGTTACTCAAACAAGAATTCCGCCGCATTAGAGGAGTAAAAGTAAATTTTACTGATGTGCGGCTGTCGGCAATGGAAGACTTTATAGGTAGAGGCGATCGCAGTTTAGGAAAAGTTCTCCGCCGCGCGTGGGAATTGGGTGCAGGTATGGATTCCTGGTATGAAAGTATGGACAAAGCGTTTGCAGCTTGGGGAAGCGCGATCGCGCAAGCAGGTTTAGACTGGAAATACCGCCAAGTGGAACAGGGTGAATGGAATTTATTTGCCACCACCCAAGAGCAAAGCAGTGAAGTTGGATTGTCTCCTTCCCTCGATGCTCCTCTCCCTTGGGATCACATTGATACAGGAATTGACAAAAAGTGGCTCAAAGAAGACCTACAAAGGGCCTTAGAAGCCGCGATCGTTCCTGATTGCTCTTTTGAGGGGTGTTCTCACTGTGGTGTCTGTGGCACCGATTTTGGACATAATATTGTCATTGAGCCACCAGCAGTCCCAGAATTTGCTGGGGAATTTGTACCAAATACCGCTAGAGTCCAACGCGTGCGAGTCTGGTTCGGTAAGCAAAAAGACATGGCTTTAGTCAGCCATTTAGATTTGATGCGTCTATTTGATAGAGTAGTGCGAAGAGCCAGCTTACCAGTCTCTTTTACAGGTGGTTTTCATCCCCATCCCCGGATTTCTGTGGCTAATGCTTTAGCTTTAGGAGCTACAAGCACAGGCGAAATTGTGGATTTTGAGCTAACTGTGCCAGTAGATGTCAAGACATTCCGAGCCAATTTAGCGAAGGAGTTACCCCCAGATATACCTATATATGATGTCAAGGAATTGGATTTAAAAGCTCCCGCAGCTAGCCAAATTATAGAAGCAGCAGAATATTTAATTACTGTTTCTGTTACAGGAGAAGCCACACCTGCACAATGGCAAAGCTGGATTGAGCAAATTCACACCAAAACAGAAATTCTCTGGGAACAAATTACCAAGTCCGGTAAACACCAAATCGTAAATCTGCGCGATCGCTTGTTGGAACTAGAGTTAGTCGCAACTAACACTAATCAACCAGAGCCTACAGCTACCTTGCGTTATCTAGGTATCTGTCGTCCCGATGGTGTGCTGTTGCGTCCCGAACAAATCCTGTTTATGCTAGAAAATGTAGCTCACACAGAATTTCATCTCTGGCATATCCAGCGCAATCGGCTCGTTTTGGGTATATAA
- a CDS encoding STAS domain-containing protein encodes MQAVLKCPKVTFIRPQGCLNAANALEFERDLTTALTQDDTSILLVDLAAVESLDSAGLMALVSALKLAGSLGRSLQLGSVSPSIRIIFELTQLDQVFEIV; translated from the coding sequence ATGCAAGCGGTACTTAAATGTCCAAAAGTTACATTTATTCGTCCTCAAGGCTGCCTTAATGCCGCTAACGCTTTAGAATTTGAGCGGGATCTAACTACAGCGTTGACACAAGATGATACTTCGATCTTGTTAGTGGATTTGGCAGCAGTAGAATCATTAGACAGTGCCGGGTTAATGGCATTGGTCTCTGCGCTGAAACTGGCTGGGAGCTTAGGACGAAGTCTCCAGCTTGGCTCTGTGTCTCCGTCAATTAGAATTATTTTTGAATTAACACAACTCGATCAGGTATTTGAAATCGTTTAA
- a CDS encoding pyridoxal phosphate-dependent aminotransferase, translating into MQFAKRLEKIPPYLFAEINRKRHELEAKGVDIINLAIGDPDKPTPAHILQAMHEAIDDAATHNYPPYQGTQEFREAAAKWMERRFGVADLNPNTEVVCSIGSKEAIHNTFLAFVETGDYTLIPDPGYPVYRTATLFAGGEPYTMPLKAENKFLPDLNMIPEEIAHKTKLLWINYPNNPTGAIATLDFFAELVAFCKQYDILLCHDNAYSEMAYDGYKPPSVLEVPGAKDVAIEFHSLSKSYNMTGWRIGFAVGNPIGIKGLTQVKSNVDSGVFKAIQQSAIAAYSTNEAELQSLICVYQNRRDIIVTGLQSLGWPIQPPQATLYVWVPVPPGYTSTEFVTLLLDKCGILVPPGNGYGTSGEGFFRIALTITDERMHEAIQRLKDAGIRYEA; encoded by the coding sequence ATGCAGTTCGCTAAACGCCTAGAAAAAATTCCTCCCTACCTGTTCGCTGAAATTAACCGCAAACGGCATGAACTTGAAGCTAAGGGAGTTGATATCATCAATTTGGCGATCGGCGATCCAGATAAACCAACTCCGGCTCATATTCTCCAGGCAATGCATGAGGCGATAGATGACGCTGCTACTCACAACTATCCACCCTATCAAGGTACTCAAGAATTTCGGGAAGCCGCCGCTAAATGGATGGAACGTCGGTTTGGTGTGGCCGATTTAAATCCAAATACAGAGGTTGTCTGTTCGATTGGTTCTAAAGAAGCGATTCATAACACCTTTTTAGCTTTTGTCGAAACAGGAGACTATACCCTCATACCCGATCCTGGTTACCCAGTGTACCGAACTGCAACATTATTTGCTGGTGGTGAGCCTTATACAATGCCTCTGAAGGCAGAAAATAAATTTTTGCCTGACTTGAATATGATTCCAGAGGAAATTGCCCATAAAACGAAACTTTTATGGATTAATTATCCTAATAATCCGACGGGGGCAATAGCAACACTAGATTTTTTTGCAGAATTAGTAGCTTTCTGTAAGCAGTATGATATTTTGCTCTGCCATGACAACGCTTACTCAGAAATGGCATACGATGGCTACAAACCCCCCAGTGTGCTAGAGGTTCCAGGTGCCAAGGATGTAGCAATTGAGTTTCACAGTCTGTCTAAGTCCTACAACATGACAGGCTGGCGGATTGGTTTTGCGGTTGGGAATCCGATTGGGATTAAAGGCTTAACCCAGGTGAAAAGCAACGTCGATTCTGGGGTATTTAAGGCAATTCAACAAAGTGCGATCGCAGCCTATTCTACCAATGAAGCAGAATTACAATCTCTCATCTGCGTTTACCAAAATCGTCGAGACATTATTGTCACAGGGTTGCAATCTCTAGGCTGGCCAATTCAGCCTCCACAAGCTACTCTTTACGTTTGGGTTCCAGTTCCCCCAGGATATACATCCACAGAGTTTGTTACCCTGTTACTTGACAAATGCGGCATTCTTGTGCCTCCAGGTAATGGTTATGGCACATCTGGAGAAGGCTTTTTCCGGATTGCCTTAACCATAACGGATGAGCGAATGCATGAAGCAATTCAACGCCTAAAAGATGCTGGGATTAGATATGAGGCATAA